One segment of Anopheles stephensi strain Indian chromosome 3, UCI_ANSTEP_V1.0, whole genome shotgun sequence DNA contains the following:
- the LOC118510472 gene encoding trypsin-3-like, translated as MASSAAQGHHAEGLVPSASEMVIGDATNRCELCGVVQLTGQPEELWENLKRLQNHFTTPIGHGATDGQRYGVVSSCETPEGYWFRYERIDKRKQSEELRTGTDFLGKFDGFAPGNMCRRPEIKPCTVNTLESHPYRVAEVILSANETDDVPVMKEEYTHYNCSEGASNLGDRIVGGRNALDGDAPFHVSLRNLHHERRYGFGRGLFCGGSLITAHRVLTAAHCFTTHPANMVVVAGILNRFDRSERMQQRQVFRYLCHPDWNRRSMYADIGLVSLHAPFGIGDPPSNLQVIELPNHGPSGGERCTIFGWGQTREGRKQFQPVCLQKAEVSVLDLDRCKRSLQRVLHVPGGTFCAGSFAGGVDACQGDSGGPLVCDGTLYGVVSFGWGCGRSQFPGVYTDVFVHRRWIEASVDSDPSTWNSGATVRIAATGRRTVLGVIIMFSTVLLS; from the exons ATGGCATCCTCAGCTGCACAAGGACACCATGCCGAAGGACTTGTCCCAAGTGCAAGCGAGATGGTGATTGGTGATGCCACCAATAGATGTGAGTTGTGTGGTGTTGTGCAACTCACCGGACAACCTGAAGAATTGTGGGAAAACTTGAAAAGGCTTCAAAATCACTTCACCACTCCGATAGGGCACGGTGCAACAGATGGACAACGATATGGCGTAGTGTCCTCGTGTGAAACACCCGAGGGATATTGGTTTCGGTACGAAAGAATTGATAAACGGAAACAATCTGAAGAGCTCCGGACGGGTACCGACTTTTTGGGCAAGTTTGATGGTTTTGCGCCGGGGAACATGTGTCGCCGGCCGGAGATAAAGCCTTGCACGGTAAATACCCTCGAGAGTCATCCATACCGTGTGGCAGAAGTTATATTGTCAGCGAACGAAACCGACGACGTTCCGGTGATGAAGGAAG AGTACACACACTACAACTGCTCCGAGGGTGCTTCGAACCTTGGAGATCGCATCGTTGGTGGGCGGAATGCACTCGACGGTGATGCTCCTTTCCACGTATCGTTAAGAAATCTCCACCATGAGCGTCGGTACGGCTTCGGACGTGGGTTGTTCTGCGGTGGTTCACTGATTACTGCCCACCGCGTACTGACCGCTGCACACTGTTTTACGACGCATCCGGCCAACATGGTCGTAGTGGCCGGCATATTGAATcggttcgatcgatcggaacGTATGCAGCAACGCCAAGTGTTCCGATACCTGTGCCATCCGGACTGGAACCGAAGGAGTATGTACGCGGACATTGGGCTCGTATCGTTGCATGCGCCGTTCGGTATCGGAGATCCTCCCAGCAATTTACAAGTGATTGAGCTGCCAAACCACGGACCGAGCGGTGGGGAACGCTGCACCATCTTTGGCTGGGGTCAAACGCGCGAAGGTCGAAAACAGTTCCAGCCCGTGTGTCTGCAGAAAGCTGAAGTAAGTGTGCTGGATCTGGACCGTTGCAAGCGTTCCTTGCAGCGGGTTTTGCACGTCCCCGGTGGTACGTTTTGTGCCGGTAGCTTCGCCGGTGGAGTGGACGCGTGTCAGGGCGATTCCGGAGGTCCGCTGGTTTGCGACGGTACACTTTATGGTGTCGTTAGCTTCGGTTGGGGCTGCGGGAGGTCTCAGTTTCCCGGCGTGTACACCGACGTGTTCGTGCATCGCCGGTGGATTGAAGCATCAGTGGACAGCGATCCAAGCACGTGGAACAGTGGTGCAACGGTTCGGATCGCAGCCACGGGACGGCGTACCGTTCTCGGTGTAATAATAATGTTTAGCACCGTGCTGCTGTCGTAA